In a single window of the Anaerocolumna cellulosilytica genome:
- the grpE gene encoding nucleotide exchange factor GrpE yields MELEKDETLKTESQGTASNVEEAKTQTENQESVEETKSGKSFFKKDKKDKKDKKDEKIDELNDRLMRTMAEFDNFRKRSEKEKTQMFEIGARDIIERVLPVIDNFERGLGAITEEEKEGAFAQGIEKIYKQLLTTLTEAGLKPIEAVGKEFDPNFHNAVMHMEDAEQGENLVAEEFQKGYIYRDTVVRHSMVKVVN; encoded by the coding sequence ATGGAATTAGAAAAGGATGAAACTTTAAAAACAGAGAGTCAGGGTACTGCCTCAAATGTTGAAGAAGCTAAAACCCAGACAGAAAACCAGGAGAGTGTTGAGGAGACAAAATCAGGTAAATCTTTCTTTAAAAAGGACAAAAAAGATAAGAAAGATAAAAAGGATGAAAAGATTGATGAGTTAAATGATCGCTTAATGCGAACAATGGCGGAATTTGATAATTTCCGTAAACGCTCAGAAAAAGAAAAAACCCAAATGTTTGAAATTGGAGCAAGAGACATAATTGAAAGAGTACTTCCGGTTATTGATAATTTTGAGAGAGGTTTAGGAGCCATAACAGAGGAAGAAAAAGAAGGTGCATTTGCGCAGGGTATTGAAAAAATTTATAAACAGCTTTTAACAACTTTAACAGAAGCCGGATTAAAGCCTATTGAAGCAGTTGGAAAGGAATTTGATCCTAATTTCCATAATGCAGTGATGCATATGGAGGATGCAGAACAGGGCGAGAACCTGGTTGCGGAAGAATTCCAAAAGGGTTATATCTACAGAGACACAGTAGTTCGCCACAGCATGGTAAAGGTAGTAAATTAA
- the hrcA gene encoding heat-inducible transcriptional repressor HrcA: MQLDERKLKILQAIIRNYLETGEPVGSRTISKYTDLNLSSATIRNEMADLEELGFIIQPHTSAGRIPSDKGYRLYVDTMLEDKVQEVENMKELILQKADKIDLLLKQVAKLLAVNTNYATLVTKPQYRSKKVKFIQLTEVDCTQLLAVIVIEGNIVKNKIIDIQDSLDKEIILKLNIVFNTFLQGLDLAEINMSIIQKIKEQAGNYAGLVSNILDAIAEAISEEEEVEIYTSGATNILKYPELSDMGKVTELISTFEEKQQLSELVNSKLEDSGNGGIQVYIGSETPVEAMKDCSVVTATYELEEGVYGKIGIIGPKRMDYEKVVSTLHTLMVQLDDIFKKKT, from the coding sequence ATGCAGTTGGATGAACGTAAATTGAAGATATTACAAGCAATTATACGTAATTATCTGGAAACTGGAGAACCGGTGGGTTCCCGGACAATTTCAAAATATACTGATTTAAATCTTAGCTCCGCCACGATAAGAAATGAAATGGCTGACTTAGAGGAACTTGGCTTTATAATACAGCCACATACCTCGGCAGGCCGTATTCCATCTGATAAAGGTTACCGCTTGTATGTAGATACCATGTTGGAAGATAAAGTACAGGAAGTTGAGAACATGAAAGAGCTTATTCTGCAAAAAGCTGATAAGATTGACCTCCTATTAAAGCAGGTGGCAAAGCTTCTAGCAGTAAATACCAACTATGCGACTTTGGTTACAAAACCTCAGTATCGCAGTAAAAAAGTTAAGTTCATTCAGTTAACCGAAGTTGATTGTACCCAATTGCTGGCAGTAATTGTAATAGAAGGTAATATTGTAAAAAATAAAATTATCGATATACAGGATAGCCTGGACAAAGAAATTATACTAAAGCTGAATATTGTTTTTAACACCTTTTTGCAGGGACTTGATTTGGCTGAAATTAACATGTCCATAATTCAGAAGATAAAAGAGCAGGCCGGGAATTATGCAGGTCTGGTAAGTAATATTTTAGATGCCATTGCGGAGGCTATCAGCGAGGAAGAAGAAGTTGAAATATACACCAGCGGTGCAACTAACATTCTGAAGTATCCTGAACTAAGTGATATGGGAAAAGTTACGGAATTAATCAGCACCTTTGAAGAAAAACAACAGCTTTCCGAACTTGTCAACAGTAAACTTGAGGATAGTGGCAATGGTGGAATACAGGTATATATCGGAAGTGAAACACCCGTAGAAGCCATGAAGGATTGTTCAGTCGTTACGGCAACCTATGAACTTGAAGAAGGTGTCTATGGCAAAATAGGAATTATAGGTCCAAAACGAATGGATTATGAAAAAGTAGTCAGCACGCTGCATACTCTTATGGTTCAGCTGGATGACATATTTAAGAAGAAAACCTAA
- the hemW gene encoding radical SAM family heme chaperone HemW codes for MKRDLSLYIHVPFCEKKCDYCDFLSGPADKAIQSKYVDALVNEIKSYKQFAEEYLINTIFIGGGTPSFLVAEHINNILDAVYKNFSLKASPENIEITLEVNPGTVNYDKFVQYKKSGINRLSIGLQSTDNEELKLLGRIHTYEEFLENYKAAREAGFQNINLDLISALPGQSLKSWKNTLERAAALKPEHISAYSLILEEGTPFYRRYREEDQDEELDRVIYKETKSFLEEQGYIRYEVSNYAKPGYEAKHNLVYWTRGEYLGLGLGSASLIKEERFTKETVLTDYIEIFKNGSLPIERLKKEKEQLTVKKQMEEFMFLGLRLCNGIDKADFFRDFGKTVDEIYGDILKKSEEEGLIVSKRERIYLTEKGTDLSNLVMSRFLFD; via the coding sequence ATGAAAAGAGATTTAAGTCTATATATCCATGTACCATTTTGTGAAAAAAAATGTGATTATTGTGATTTTCTTTCTGGTCCTGCAGATAAAGCAATTCAATCCAAATACGTTGATGCTTTAGTGAACGAAATAAAAAGCTATAAGCAATTTGCTGAGGAGTACCTGATAAATACAATATTTATCGGAGGGGGTACTCCGTCTTTTTTGGTAGCCGAGCATATCAATAATATACTAGATGCAGTATATAAAAACTTTTCCTTGAAAGCTTCGCCGGAAAATATAGAGATTACTCTGGAAGTGAATCCGGGGACAGTTAATTATGATAAGTTTGTACAATATAAGAAATCAGGCATAAATCGTCTTAGTATAGGTTTACAGTCTACAGATAATGAAGAACTGAAACTGCTGGGACGCATCCACACGTATGAAGAGTTTTTGGAAAATTATAAAGCGGCAAGAGAGGCAGGCTTTCAAAATATAAATCTTGACTTGATATCAGCCCTTCCAGGACAAAGTTTAAAGAGCTGGAAGAACACATTAGAAAGGGCAGCAGCACTAAAGCCTGAGCATATTTCTGCATATAGTCTGATATTAGAGGAAGGAACTCCTTTTTATAGAAGATACCGGGAGGAGGATCAGGATGAGGAGCTGGACAGAGTGATATACAAAGAAACCAAAAGTTTTTTGGAGGAACAAGGGTATATTCGCTATGAGGTATCCAACTATGCAAAGCCTGGATATGAAGCGAAACATAACCTGGTTTATTGGACAAGAGGAGAGTATCTTGGACTTGGGCTGGGGTCTGCCTCTTTAATTAAGGAGGAACGTTTCACAAAGGAGACTGTTCTGACTGACTATATTGAGATTTTTAAAAACGGGAGTTTACCTATTGAAAGGTTAAAAAAAGAAAAAGAACAGCTGACTGTTAAAAAGCAGATGGAAGAATTTATGTTTTTAGGACTTAGATTGTGTAATGGTATTGATAAAGCTGATTTCTTTAGGGATTTTGGAAAGACTGTTGATGAAATCTACGGTGATATTTTGAAAAAATCAGAAGAGGAGGGATTAATTGTATCAAAGCGTGAAAGAATATACTTAACTGAAAAGGGAACCGATTTAAGTAACTTGGTTATGTCAAGATTCCTCTTTGATTAG